A genomic region of Antennarius striatus isolate MH-2024 chromosome 2, ASM4005453v1, whole genome shotgun sequence contains the following coding sequences:
- the LOC137602813 gene encoding PTB domain-containing engulfment adapter protein 1-like isoform X2 gives MSDTSGDDTEISFTVKFLGRVEVVRPDGLQILEEATQGLKTPDPYSTEKAAKKSKVHLFLSLSGVDILENKTKFLLYTCPLSTISFCAVLPSSPKVFGYVVRHPAANTYHCYLFQSKTFSHVLVSVIGDAFRASQKEESVTRGRDLIVEALRHKNKILHRENTELKRRLAELTD, from the exons ATGAGTGACACTTCAGGAGATGATACTGAGATCTCCTTTACAGTGAAG TTTCTCGGCAGAGTTGAGGTGGTCCGTCCTGATGGCCTGCAGATCCTGGAGGAGGCGACTCAGGGTCTGAAG ACGCCAGATCCATACTCCACTGAAAAGGCAGCAAAGAAGAGCAAAGTCCATCTCTTCCTGTCACTGAGTGGGGTAGACattttggaaaacaaaacaaag TTCCTGTTGTACACTTGCCCTCTGTCCACTATCTCCTTCTGCGCCGTCTTACCATCCTCACCCAAAGTTTTTGGCTATGTTGTGAGACACCCTGCTGCAAACACATACCATTGTTATCTGTTCCAGAGCAAAACGTTT TCCCACGTCCTAGTGTCAGTTATTGGGGATGCCTTCCGAGCTTCTCaaaaggaggaaagtgtgacAAGAGGGCGAGATCTGATTGTGGAGGCTCTCAGACATAAG aATAAAATACTGCATAGAGAGAACACTGAACTGAAGAGGAGGCTTGCAGAACTGACCGACTGA
- the sars1 gene encoding serine--tRNA ligase, cytoplasmic, with amino-acid sequence MVLDLDLFRTDKGGDPEIVRETQRKRFKDVTLVDKLVATDTEWRKCRFAADNLNKAKNLCSKSIGEKMKKKEPVGEDESIPEEAQNLESLSAETLSALTVTQIKKVRLLVDAAVERSDSERMKLEAERFEYLREIGNLLHPSVPISNDEDADNKVERTSGDCTVQKKYSHVDLVVMIDGFDGEKGSIVAGSRGYFLKGPLVFLEQALINYALRILHSKNYTMLYTPFFMRKEVMQEVAQLSQFDEELYKVIGKGSERSDDNSIDEKYLIATSEQPIAAFLRDEWLKPEDLPIRYAGISTCFRQEVGSHGRDTRGIFRVHQFEKIEQFIYSSPQNGKSWEMFDEMIGTAEEFYKSLNIPYRIVNIVSGALNHAASKKLDLEAWFPGSGAFRELVSCSNCTDYQARRLRIRYGQTKKMMDKTEFVHMLNATMCATTRVICAILENYQTEEGVLIPEKLREFMPPGLTEMIKFVKPAPIDLEQSKKTKKQQAGGKKKQQEGDQNLPNAMESMSVNNS; translated from the exons GTCGCTTCGCTGCAGACAACCTGAACAAAGCTAAGAACCTCTGCAGCAAGAGcattggggaaaaaatgaag AAGAAGGAACCAGTGGGGGAGGATGAATCCATACCTGAAGAAGCACAGAACCTGGAGTCCCTATCTGCAGAAACATTATCG GCCCTGACAGTCACTCAGATCAAGAAGGTGAGGTTGTTGGTGGATGCAGCAGTGGAGAGAAGTGACAGTGAAAGGATGAAGCTGGAGGCTGAGCGCTTTGAGTACCTGAGGGAGATTGGCAACCTGCTGCACCCATCTGTACCCATCAGCAATGACGAG GATGCAGACAACAAGGTGGAACGAACCTCGGGTGACTGCACCGTCCAGAAGAAGTATTCCCATGTTGACCTAGTGGTTATGATTGATGGTTTTGATGGGGAGAAAGGGTCTATCGTGGCTGGGAGTAGAGGTTACTTTCTGAAG GGTCCATTAGTGTTCCTAGAGCAGGCACTAATCAATTACGCCTTGAGGATTCTCCACAGCAAGAATTACACTATGCTTTACACGCCGTTTTTCATGAGGAAGGAGGTCATGCAGGAAGTTGCCCAGCTCAGCCAGTTTGATGAGGAGCTCTACAAG GTCATCGGTAAGGGCAGTGAGAGATCAGACGACAACTCCATCGATGAGAAGTACCTCATCGCCACCTCCGAGCAGCCAATTGCTGCCTTCCTGAGAGATGAGTGGCTCAAACCTGAGGACCTACCCATCCGTTACGCCGGCATCTCCACCtgcttcagacaggaagtgggctcCCATGGTCGCGACACCCGAGGGATCTTCAGGGTGCACCAGTTTGAGAAG ATTGagcagtttatttattcttcacCACAAAATGGCAAATCGTGGGAGATGTTTGATGAGATGATTGGGACGGCAGAAGAATTCTACAAATCACTAAATATCCCGTATCGCATAGTCAACATTGTCTCGG GTGCTCTAAATCATGCAGCCAGTAAGAAGCTGGATCTGGAGGCCTGGTTTCCTGGTTCTGGTGCCTTCAGAGAGCTGGTATCCTGCTCAAACTGCACTGACTACCAGGCCAGACGGCTCCGCATCCGCTATGGACAGACCAAAAAGATGATGGACAAA ACAGAGTTCGTGCACATGTTGAACGCAACCATGTGCGCCACTACGCGTGTGATatgtgccatcctggagaaTTACCagactgaagaaggagtccttaTTCCAGAAAAGCTCAGGGAGTTCATGCCTCCTG GTTTGACGGAGATGATAAAGTTTGTGAAGCCCGCTCCTATTGATCTAGAGCAGtccaagaaaacaaagaaacagcaggcaggagggaagaagaagcagcaggaaggagaTCAAAACCTGCCCAATGCCATGGAGAGCATGTCAGTCAACAATTCTTAA
- the LOC137602813 gene encoding PTB domain-containing engulfment adapter protein 1-like isoform X1 yields the protein MPFSSVELGTRRVKMSDTSGDDTEISFTVKFLGRVEVVRPDGLQILEEATQGLKTPDPYSTEKAAKKSKVHLFLSLSGVDILENKTKFLLYTCPLSTISFCAVLPSSPKVFGYVVRHPAANTYHCYLFQSKTFSHVLVSVIGDAFRASQKEESVTRGRDLIVEALRHKNKILHRENTELKRRLAELTD from the exons ATGCCATTCAGCAGTGTTGAGCTTGGCACTAGACGTGTTAAAATGAGTGACACTTCAGGAGATGATACTGAGATCTCCTTTACAGTGAAG TTTCTCGGCAGAGTTGAGGTGGTCCGTCCTGATGGCCTGCAGATCCTGGAGGAGGCGACTCAGGGTCTGAAG ACGCCAGATCCATACTCCACTGAAAAGGCAGCAAAGAAGAGCAAAGTCCATCTCTTCCTGTCACTGAGTGGGGTAGACattttggaaaacaaaacaaag TTCCTGTTGTACACTTGCCCTCTGTCCACTATCTCCTTCTGCGCCGTCTTACCATCCTCACCCAAAGTTTTTGGCTATGTTGTGAGACACCCTGCTGCAAACACATACCATTGTTATCTGTTCCAGAGCAAAACGTTT TCCCACGTCCTAGTGTCAGTTATTGGGGATGCCTTCCGAGCTTCTCaaaaggaggaaagtgtgacAAGAGGGCGAGATCTGATTGTGGAGGCTCTCAGACATAAG aATAAAATACTGCATAGAGAGAACACTGAACTGAAGAGGAGGCTTGCAGAACTGACCGACTGA